A part of Myxococcus landrumus genomic DNA contains:
- a CDS encoding helicase — MKLLHRLNPSAAPRAERPVATAPVALAKLAGERAAIAKGQPVGWSPDLARVLSLPRKNPAFTHRALSLVMMENALRVPAGTQCACASLRKSCPTSLLPVQRLALSEAARTGGGLFPIGVGHGKTLIDLLLPLVMPECKVAVLLLPSSLRAQLVEVDWHYYGGHWRLPNLAGGRWFRPGLPVLHVISYEKFSTQEGTDLLTRIRPDLIVCDEAHKLKDPKSARTGRFLRYLKEHPETRLVAQSGTLATRSLKDYAHLAEYALRNGSPLPLKPHVVEEWASALDPGHVVAPPGELLKLVDPAHPLVSLEGESEVERERRRVRDAYRRWRNATPGVVATDESAVSMSLVIRTRDPGKVPDALVAHIKAALGGQRPDGEEFVDELQRVTCARQLASGFFHRWRYPDVGGVPQDPELILRWFSRRQEFNRELRERLKRPAEHLDSPGLLVRAAIRAHQSPPYDGELPTWRAASWPSWGEIHKRVAHVTEAVWLNDFIVQDAAKWATRKGQPGLVWVEFPELGERIAKAAGVPFYGGGPEASATIIRESGKRSIVASLRAHGTGKNLTMFSRMLLVNPPADGAAWEQAIGRCHRQGQLADEVEVELYQHTEELVGAFQKARDFARFIEQTEGTPQKLCFAG; from the coding sequence ATGAAACTCCTCCACCGGCTCAACCCGAGCGCGGCGCCCCGTGCCGAGCGTCCCGTCGCAACTGCGCCCGTTGCCCTTGCGAAGCTTGCAGGGGAGCGGGCCGCAATCGCGAAGGGTCAACCCGTCGGTTGGTCTCCTGACCTCGCGCGGGTGCTCAGCTTGCCGCGAAAGAACCCAGCGTTCACTCACCGCGCCTTGTCGCTCGTGATGATGGAGAACGCTCTACGTGTACCGGCTGGAACTCAGTGCGCGTGCGCGTCGCTGCGGAAGAGCTGCCCGACCTCACTTCTCCCGGTTCAACGTCTGGCGCTCAGCGAGGCCGCGCGCACGGGTGGCGGGCTCTTTCCGATTGGAGTGGGGCACGGCAAGACGCTGATTGACCTGCTGCTGCCGCTCGTGATGCCCGAATGCAAGGTGGCCGTGTTGCTCCTGCCTTCAAGCCTCCGCGCGCAGCTCGTCGAGGTGGACTGGCACTACTACGGCGGGCACTGGCGGCTTCCGAACCTCGCGGGCGGTAGGTGGTTCCGGCCTGGCCTGCCGGTTCTCCACGTCATCAGCTACGAGAAGTTCTCGACTCAGGAAGGCACAGACCTCCTGACGCGCATCCGGCCAGACCTCATCGTCTGCGACGAAGCCCACAAGCTGAAGGACCCGAAGAGCGCGCGGACAGGCCGCTTCCTTCGCTACCTGAAAGAGCACCCCGAAACGCGCCTCGTGGCCCAGTCGGGCACGCTGGCGACGCGCTCGCTCAAGGACTACGCCCACCTCGCAGAGTACGCGCTGCGCAACGGTAGTCCGCTCCCGCTCAAGCCCCACGTTGTCGAGGAGTGGGCTTCGGCACTGGACCCCGGGCATGTCGTCGCGCCTCCTGGTGAGCTGCTCAAGCTCGTAGACCCTGCCCATCCGCTGGTGTCGCTCGAAGGGGAGAGCGAGGTCGAGCGCGAGCGGCGGCGGGTGCGTGATGCCTATCGACGGTGGCGCAACGCAACGCCGGGCGTCGTGGCGACCGACGAGAGCGCCGTCAGCATGTCCCTGGTCATCCGCACACGAGACCCGGGCAAGGTGCCCGACGCGTTGGTCGCACACATCAAGGCGGCGTTGGGCGGGCAACGACCGGATGGGGAAGAGTTCGTCGACGAGCTGCAACGGGTGACTTGTGCGCGGCAGCTCGCGAGCGGCTTCTTCCACCGCTGGCGCTACCCGGACGTTGGCGGCGTGCCGCAGGACCCGGAGCTGATTCTTCGGTGGTTCTCGCGGCGTCAGGAGTTCAACCGGGAGCTGCGCGAGCGCCTCAAGCGTCCCGCTGAGCACCTGGACTCGCCGGGGTTGCTGGTGCGTGCTGCGATTCGTGCTCACCAGTCACCGCCCTATGACGGTGAGTTGCCGACGTGGCGCGCGGCGTCCTGGCCTTCTTGGGGGGAGATTCACAAGCGCGTGGCGCACGTCACCGAGGCTGTGTGGCTGAACGACTTCATCGTGCAGGACGCGGCGAAGTGGGCGACTCGCAAGGGGCAACCGGGACTCGTGTGGGTTGAGTTCCCGGAGCTGGGGGAGCGCATCGCGAAAGCGGCGGGTGTGCCGTTCTACGGCGGGGGACCGGAAGCGTCGGCGACCATCATCCGTGAGAGTGGAAAGCGGTCCATCGTCGCCTCGCTTCGGGCTCACGGAACGGGCAAGAATCTGACGATGTTCTCGCGGATGCTGCTTGTGAATCCTCCAGCCGATGGCGCCGCGTGGGAGCAGGCCATCGGCCGGTGCCACCGACAGGGGCAGCTCGCCGACGAAGTGGAGGTGGAGCTGTACCAGCACACCGAAGAGCTAGTCGGGGCCTTCCAGAAGGCCCGCGACTTCGCCCGGTTCATCGAGCAAACGGAGGGCACGCCGCAGAAGCTTTGCTTTGCAGGTTAA